One Oceanicoccus sagamiensis genomic region harbors:
- a CDS encoding TonB-dependent receptor: protein MFKRSKLWSAVQCSTLLAAAAVQAPVVAANDINLAIEEIIVTARKTEENLQSIPMALDAVTSVQIQEKGINSVADVAQLSAGLVFDVGLTPNDTRPVIRGLSSTRGRSNVATLIDDIDITSEALTTGGGGITANLRLMDLERVEVVKGPQSVLYGRSAFTGAINYVTKKPEQEFSGAVDVNIDEHGTQELKLSVTGGITETLAGRVTLSSWETDGWYENPNTGGDLGDGESTGGSFALQWTPDDIFTGLFTASYNDEELGLRPIVNSPAVDITQPGAFGTGVVNPGNSSLPVFSGNAAADAGTAAYCDSNPAPYGHLFAPVPTCIPQATGEVSAKESDIDLSPDTRTGKDFNGTDIESTRLSLDLRWEFDESEFRTITGYTDNTTKIQNDFDQNNYVQTDWTGFGAFGFSAMGNIEHEVEQISQEFRFLGSTGDFDYFISALYWKEEMDTDEGSKFWEREGSVVAPPFNVFVTEPDFTIDTVQLNRETEHKSIAASGTYNLDDWSFTLEGRYLEEDIDYEGNNYDVGAYTSTGGLFCDFSFMNIAIPDCGNSSNSVSANEFVPRATVNYQVTPDAMVYFTYAEGFKPGGIITTDANGDVSEGEFKPESVDSIEIGAKTAWFNNRLVVNGAIFHYDYTDQQVSITSDDGSGVPQSSIVNAGESTIEGFEFDVAYQINESFSADFGYVYSDAEYDNYNLADITAQGLPGDAVLSDDNLALAGNAEGDFSGNQMALSAKRAATMALRFEQPLDSGIEVMAEINGSYQSKRYLDDGNNAYLPSYQLWNIQAGLSNETWSAIAYVDNVLDDDKIKSGLNNTDYGNFVAFMALPKATSLVLPQPRTAGVRFQYNF from the coding sequence ATGTTTAAGCGTTCAAAGTTATGGTCTGCAGTTCAGTGTTCAACACTTCTGGCTGCTGCAGCTGTTCAGGCTCCGGTCGTCGCGGCAAATGATATTAATCTGGCGATTGAAGAAATCATCGTTACCGCCCGTAAAACAGAAGAGAACCTTCAAAGTATTCCAATGGCTTTGGATGCGGTGACCTCTGTGCAGATTCAGGAGAAGGGTATTAACAGTGTGGCTGATGTCGCCCAATTATCAGCGGGTCTGGTATTTGATGTGGGTCTTACCCCTAATGATACGCGGCCGGTTATTCGTGGTCTTTCATCGACCCGTGGCCGCTCCAATGTTGCTACCTTGATTGATGATATCGATATTACCAGTGAAGCTTTAACGACCGGTGGTGGTGGTATTACCGCTAACTTGCGCTTGATGGATTTGGAACGGGTTGAAGTTGTCAAAGGCCCGCAGAGTGTTCTGTACGGCCGTAGTGCTTTTACGGGTGCGATTAATTATGTGACCAAAAAGCCAGAGCAAGAATTTTCAGGTGCTGTTGATGTCAACATTGATGAGCACGGTACTCAGGAATTGAAATTAAGTGTCACTGGCGGTATTACTGAAACACTGGCTGGGCGTGTGACATTGTCTTCTTGGGAAACTGACGGTTGGTATGAAAACCCGAATACCGGCGGCGATTTAGGTGATGGTGAAAGTACTGGCGGCAGCTTCGCGTTGCAGTGGACACCTGATGATATATTTACCGGTTTATTTACCGCGTCCTACAATGATGAAGAATTAGGTTTACGTCCCATTGTAAACTCGCCTGCGGTTGATATTACCCAGCCCGGGGCTTTTGGCACCGGTGTTGTAAACCCGGGTAATAGCTCGCTACCTGTTTTTAGTGGTAATGCCGCTGCCGATGCAGGCACTGCTGCTTATTGTGACTCGAACCCTGCACCTTATGGCCATTTATTTGCACCGGTTCCTACCTGTATTCCCCAAGCTACGGGTGAGGTTTCTGCCAAAGAATCTGATATTGATTTAAGTCCTGATACAAGAACAGGCAAAGATTTTAATGGTACCGATATTGAATCAACCCGTTTGAGTCTGGATTTACGTTGGGAGTTTGACGAGTCAGAATTCCGTACTATCACCGGCTATACCGATAACACCACCAAAATCCAAAATGACTTTGACCAAAACAATTATGTGCAAACAGATTGGACCGGTTTTGGTGCTTTTGGCTTCTCGGCCATGGGTAATATTGAGCACGAAGTCGAACAGATCAGTCAGGAGTTTCGTTTCTTAGGTAGTACAGGTGATTTTGATTACTTTATCAGTGCCTTGTACTGGAAAGAAGAAATGGATACCGATGAGGGCAGTAAGTTTTGGGAGCGTGAGGGCAGTGTTGTTGCGCCACCTTTTAATGTCTTTGTGACTGAACCGGACTTTACTATCGATACAGTACAGCTCAATCGTGAAACCGAACATAAATCTATAGCCGCATCCGGCACATACAATTTAGACGACTGGAGTTTTACTCTGGAAGGTCGCTATCTCGAAGAAGATATTGACTACGAAGGTAATAACTACGATGTGGGAGCTTATACTTCTACCGGTGGTTTATTCTGTGACTTTAGCTTTATGAATATTGCGATTCCTGATTGCGGTAATTCTAGTAATTCCGTCAGCGCCAATGAGTTTGTACCTAGAGCTACTGTTAATTATCAAGTCACACCAGATGCCATGGTGTATTTCACCTACGCCGAAGGCTTCAAGCCAGGCGGTATTATTACTACGGATGCCAATGGTGATGTTTCTGAGGGTGAGTTCAAACCAGAATCAGTAGACTCCATTGAAATCGGTGCAAAAACAGCCTGGTTCAATAATCGTTTGGTGGTTAACGGCGCAATCTTCCACTACGACTATACCGATCAGCAGGTGAGCATCACATCTGACGATGGTAGTGGTGTACCGCAGTCCAGTATTGTAAACGCCGGTGAAAGCACGATCGAAGGTTTTGAATTTGATGTGGCTTACCAGATTAATGAAAGCTTCTCAGCAGATTTTGGTTATGTCTACTCTGATGCAGAGTACGATAATTATAACCTTGCCGATATCACTGCACAGGGCTTACCTGGTGATGCGGTGTTATCGGATGACAATCTGGCTTTAGCGGGTAATGCCGAAGGTGATTTTTCTGGCAACCAGATGGCCTTGTCCGCCAAGCGGGCCGCGACTATGGCGCTGCGTTTTGAACAGCCTTTAGATAGCGGTATCGAAGTCATGGCTGAAATCAATGGTTCTTACCAATCCAAGCGTTATTTGGATGATGGCAACAATGCCTATTTACCATCGTATCAACTATGGAATATTCAGGCAGGTTTAAGCAATGAAACCTGGAGCGCTATTGCCTATGTCGATAATGTACTGGACGACGATAAAATTAAAAGTGGTTTAAACAATACGGACTACGGAAACTTTGTCGCCTTTATGGCCTTACCAAAAGCAACCAGCCTGGTATTGCCGCAGCCACGTACTGCAGGTGTTAGATTTCAATACAACTTTTAG
- a CDS encoding TetR/AcrR family transcriptional regulator, which translates to MTTAVTKKAGKGNLKRAATETRIIKAFEKVLKRDGISNVGVNAVIKEAGVGKGLLYEYFGGLDGLADAWVARSHFIPDAEEIAGKPLDQFLEQSLADQIRDVHINYASMLRKNALAQEIFVEELQPTTKMSKTASHIRAQIGITHESFFTKLTPVSDPDYHALIFTLHAASNYLALRSKTSPVFNGVDMSKDEGWEMLMGMLSTVVDKFEQGKNS; encoded by the coding sequence ATGACAACGGCAGTAACCAAGAAAGCAGGTAAAGGAAACCTTAAGCGGGCAGCAACAGAAACCCGCATTATCAAGGCCTTTGAGAAGGTGCTTAAGCGCGATGGTATCTCCAATGTTGGGGTCAACGCGGTTATCAAGGAGGCCGGTGTTGGCAAGGGCCTGCTCTATGAATACTTTGGCGGCCTGGATGGCCTTGCCGATGCATGGGTCGCACGCTCTCATTTTATTCCCGATGCTGAAGAAATTGCTGGCAAACCACTGGACCAGTTTCTGGAGCAATCATTGGCCGACCAGATTCGTGATGTCCATATCAACTATGCCAGTATGTTACGCAAAAATGCTCTGGCGCAGGAAATTTTTGTTGAGGAACTACAGCCCACGACAAAAATGAGCAAAACCGCCTCCCATATAAGAGCCCAGATTGGTATTACCCACGAAAGCTTTTTTACAAAGTTAACGCCTGTATCTGACCCTGATTACCATGCACTGATTTTCACCCTGCATGCTGCCTCGAATTATTTAGCTCTGCGTTCAAAAACTTCACCGGTTTTTAACGGGGTGGATATGTCCAAGGATGAAGGCTGGGAGATGTTGATGGGAATGCTATCAACGGTGGTTGATAAATTTGAGCAAGGAAAGAATTCGTAG
- the aceE gene encoding pyruvate dehydrogenase (acetyl-transferring), homodimeric type has product MNNPTTISEDLSADKQEWQESIDYIYQQFGEAGVREILRSMQNHILERGISLNEATLNTPYINTIPPSEQPQYPGDSKLEKRIENIIRWNAMAMVLQAQDQGTGVGGHIATYASAATMMEVGFNHFFRARTQDYGGDLLLSQPHAAPGVYARAFVEGRLSEQQVGNFRRELKPGGGLCSYPHPRLMPDFWQMPNASMGLSTPSAIYQARFAKYLENRGLKPKNGGKVWCFIGDGESDEPEVLGTINIAAREKLDNLVLVINCNLQRLDGPVRGNGKIIQELERTFRGADWNVVKVIWGSGWDGLLAQDQNGTLRKRMEDCVDGDYQRYSVLSGDQQREHWVDGNPELEQMMNSLTDEELKEIKRGGQDPKKIFAAFDRAEKSHDKPTVILVKTVKGEGMGAGAQGRNTAHQKKNLSAEERLQCAKDFGIPLDDEAIKRGDFYRPAEGSEELDYLNRHREGLGGYLPRREVNCLPIKTPELASFNKFLQGNGDREMSTTSAIVRILAQLLKDKEIGQYVVPIVPDEARTFGMDGLFNVAGIYSSEGQNYTPEDADSLLSYREAKDGQILQEGICETGAMASFMAAGTAYAVHGLPMIPFYIFYSIFGFQRVGDMIWSCADMMCRGFLLGGTAGRTTLNGEGLQHQDGHSHVLASTYPNLKSYDPAFAFELAVIVRDGIHRMYELEEKIFYYITVYNENHIMPAMPADESVQDGILNGAYCFKRSEQTGDKIHLLSSGSIMQQALSAAATLEEKGYSVDIWSVTSFNELYREADDCERWNRLNPLEQARVPYVESLFEKEQGVFVAVTDYMKALPNSVARWMPSGGSIYTALGTDGYGISESREDIRDFFEISADYIMQAAITGLYQQGKISKEVLSEQLAALSVNVEKINPATR; this is encoded by the coding sequence GTGAACAACCCAACAACGATTAGTGAAGACCTCAGTGCCGATAAGCAGGAATGGCAAGAATCCATTGACTATATCTACCAGCAATTTGGTGAAGCCGGAGTCCGTGAAATTTTGCGTTCGATGCAAAATCATATTTTAGAGCGCGGTATCTCCCTCAATGAGGCCACACTAAACACCCCTTATATCAATACCATCCCGCCGTCAGAACAACCGCAATACCCCGGTGATAGCAAACTGGAAAAACGCATTGAAAATATTATTCGCTGGAATGCGATGGCGATGGTTTTGCAGGCGCAGGATCAAGGTACCGGTGTTGGTGGTCATATCGCGACGTATGCTTCAGCGGCCACCATGATGGAGGTGGGGTTTAATCATTTCTTCCGTGCCCGGACTCAGGACTACGGCGGTGATTTACTGTTATCACAGCCCCATGCTGCTCCCGGTGTTTACGCCAGAGCATTTGTTGAGGGGCGTTTGAGTGAACAGCAGGTGGGTAATTTCCGTCGTGAATTAAAACCCGGTGGTGGTCTGTGTTCTTACCCGCATCCGCGTTTAATGCCTGATTTTTGGCAGATGCCCAATGCATCGATGGGGCTGTCAACGCCCTCTGCTATATATCAGGCGCGCTTTGCCAAGTATTTGGAAAACCGTGGCTTAAAACCTAAAAACGGTGGCAAGGTTTGGTGTTTTATTGGTGATGGTGAATCGGATGAGCCGGAGGTATTGGGTACGATTAATATTGCCGCCCGAGAAAAACTGGATAATTTAGTGCTGGTGATTAACTGTAACCTACAGCGCCTTGACGGCCCTGTTAGGGGTAACGGCAAGATTATTCAGGAATTAGAAAGAACCTTTCGCGGCGCTGATTGGAATGTCGTTAAAGTGATTTGGGGCAGTGGTTGGGATGGTTTATTGGCCCAGGATCAAAATGGCACTCTCCGTAAACGGATGGAAGATTGTGTTGATGGTGACTATCAGCGTTACTCCGTATTAAGCGGTGACCAGCAGCGTGAACACTGGGTGGATGGTAACCCTGAGCTTGAGCAAATGATGAACTCTTTAACCGATGAAGAGTTAAAAGAAATTAAACGGGGTGGTCAGGACCCCAAGAAAATCTTCGCAGCTTTTGACCGGGCTGAAAAATCTCATGACAAGCCAACCGTAATTTTAGTAAAAACGGTTAAAGGCGAAGGTATGGGGGCCGGAGCGCAGGGAAGAAATACCGCTCACCAAAAGAAAAACCTTAGTGCAGAAGAGCGTTTACAGTGTGCCAAAGATTTCGGGATTCCGCTGGATGACGAGGCAATTAAACGTGGTGATTTTTATCGCCCGGCAGAGGGTAGCGAAGAGCTGGACTACCTAAATCGGCATCGTGAAGGCCTGGGAGGGTATCTTCCCCGACGTGAAGTTAATTGCCTGCCGATCAAAACGCCTGAGCTGGCAAGCTTTAACAAATTTTTGCAGGGCAATGGCGATAGAGAAATGTCGACCACCTCAGCCATTGTCAGAATTTTAGCGCAACTATTAAAAGACAAGGAGATAGGGCAATACGTTGTGCCTATTGTGCCAGATGAAGCTCGCACCTTTGGTATGGATGGCTTGTTTAATGTGGCTGGTATTTATTCTTCGGAAGGGCAAAACTATACGCCGGAAGATGCCGATAGTTTATTGTCATACCGTGAGGCCAAAGACGGGCAGATTTTACAGGAAGGTATTTGTGAGACCGGTGCTATGGCTTCCTTTATGGCGGCGGGTACGGCTTATGCGGTACATGGCTTACCAATGATTCCCTTTTATATTTTCTACTCTATTTTTGGCTTTCAGCGAGTAGGAGATATGATTTGGTCCTGCGCCGATATGATGTGTCGTGGTTTCTTATTGGGTGGCACGGCAGGTCGCACCACGCTCAATGGTGAAGGTTTGCAGCATCAGGATGGTCACTCCCATGTTTTAGCGAGTACTTATCCAAACCTGAAAAGTTATGACCCTGCTTTTGCTTTTGAATTGGCGGTTATCGTTCGTGATGGTATTCACCGCATGTATGAACTGGAAGAGAAGATTTTCTATTACATCACGGTCTATAATGAAAACCATATTATGCCAGCGATGCCTGCTGATGAGTCGGTACAGGATGGTATTTTAAACGGTGCTTACTGTTTTAAACGTAGTGAACAAACCGGTGATAAAATTCATTTGCTATCCAGTGGTTCTATCATGCAACAAGCCTTATCAGCCGCGGCCACGTTAGAAGAGAAAGGCTATAGCGTTGATATTTGGAGTGTTACCAGTTTTAACGAGCTTTACCGCGAGGCGGATGATTGTGAACGCTGGAACCGTTTAAACCCGCTGGAGCAAGCCAGAGTCCCCTATGTTGAGTCCTTGTTTGAAAAAGAGCAGGGTGTGTTTGTTGCGGTAACCGATTATATGAAAGCGCTTCCCAATAGCGTTGCGCGCTGGATGCCTTCGGGAGGGAGTATTTATACTGCATTGGGCACTGATGGTTATGGTATCAGTGAATCCCGTGAGGATATTCGCGATTTCTTTGAAATCAGTGCTGACTATATTATGCAGGCAGCAATAACCGGTTTATATCAGCAGGGTAAAATCAGCAAAGAGGTTCTGTCAGAACAGTTGGCAGCGCTAAGCGTTAACGTGGAAAAAATTAATCCGGCTACAAGGTAG
- a CDS encoding Lrp/AsnC family transcriptional regulator, translating to MPKQALEISLDRIDLRILSHLQNNARITNTELADAVGLSPSPCLRRVKALEAHGVLKHYAGIVDAKAVGLPISVFVSVSLNRQEQQGLQDFEETVSDYIEVMECYLMTGSSDYLLRVVVPDLESYERFLTHKLTRINGIANIQSSFALKQVVYKTELPLASED from the coding sequence ATGCCAAAACAAGCCTTGGAGATATCGTTAGACCGCATTGACCTGCGCATACTTAGCCACCTGCAAAACAATGCCCGCATTACCAATACCGAGCTGGCTGACGCGGTTGGGCTATCGCCCTCCCCCTGCCTGCGACGGGTTAAAGCACTGGAAGCCCACGGGGTGTTAAAGCACTATGCCGGGATTGTAGATGCTAAAGCCGTGGGGCTGCCGATTAGTGTCTTTGTGAGTGTTTCGCTAAACCGGCAGGAGCAGCAAGGCTTGCAGGATTTTGAAGAAACCGTCTCCGATTATATTGAGGTAATGGAATGCTATTTAATGACCGGTTCATCGGATTATTTATTACGGGTAGTGGTGCCTGATCTGGAAAGCTATGAACGCTTTTTAACCCATAAGCTAACCCGTATTAATGGTATCGCCAATATCCAATCCAGCTTTGCACTCAAGCAGGTGGTTTATAAAACGGAACTTCCCCTGGCCAGTGAAGACTAG
- a CDS encoding diguanylate cyclase domain-containing protein — protein sequence MLRRILVPAMVALIGFGVTLFIGMEIEKTQKRLLASELKANMERWISVMEFSTEKEVTLARTLVSVFEDSPSIDLQQFDQLSINAIKLYPDLDALFWIPMVAPEQRPAVEKAMRGVNPGFFFKMYAGPAGFIPSVPKPLYHPVVYLNGSESSQQYLGWDMGGFGELGSMFADLGKVEDQVSMRFLPSIDDLLNPGNARPRLQMLLATPLNKAVVLPDGKTQAEQGYLVFLVNFSLIFTYFSDIAGGDLLDIAVTMGSGAGKKDVFAVAPKSGNLQADYTVKSAFSNRATSTWEVTLIPTDEYFATQAKSVKIWAFATGVAITLSLAIYLFAIQRRTAIVQELVEQRTDELQKANHELDRLSRTDYLTGVANRRYFEEKLESEWSRAARGKHAITLLMIDVDYFKTYNDRYGHIEGDYCLQQVSRALTVSTKRPADMVARFGGEEFIVLLPETDEGSMALAERCRKKVEELEIVHEDSDVSDFVTISVGVATLTPAGKQPSRALVKAADDALYQAKEQGRNRVRAG from the coding sequence ATGTTACGCAGAATATTGGTTCCAGCTATGGTTGCCCTGATTGGTTTTGGGGTAACGTTGTTTATTGGTATGGAGATCGAGAAAACCCAAAAGCGCTTATTGGCATCGGAATTAAAAGCCAATATGGAACGCTGGATCAGTGTGATGGAGTTTAGCACTGAAAAGGAAGTCACTCTCGCGCGTACCCTGGTTTCCGTCTTTGAAGACTCCCCCTCTATCGATCTGCAACAATTTGACCAGTTGTCGATTAACGCGATTAAGCTCTACCCTGATTTAGATGCCCTGTTTTGGATTCCGATGGTTGCGCCAGAGCAGCGTCCCGCTGTTGAAAAGGCTATGCGTGGTGTTAACCCGGGTTTCTTTTTTAAAATGTATGCAGGGCCAGCCGGTTTTATTCCTTCAGTTCCCAAGCCCCTTTATCACCCGGTGGTCTATCTGAATGGTAGTGAGTCGTCCCAGCAATATCTTGGTTGGGATATGGGCGGCTTTGGTGAGCTGGGTTCCATGTTTGCCGATTTAGGCAAAGTAGAAGATCAGGTATCCATGCGTTTTCTGCCATCGATTGATGATCTGTTAAACCCGGGGAATGCACGGCCAAGATTGCAAATGCTATTGGCAACACCACTGAATAAAGCGGTGGTATTACCTGATGGTAAAACCCAGGCCGAGCAAGGCTATTTGGTTTTTTTGGTTAACTTCTCACTGATCTTTACTTACTTTAGTGATATTGCTGGTGGTGATTTATTGGATATTGCCGTGACGATGGGCAGTGGTGCTGGCAAGAAAGATGTCTTTGCTGTTGCCCCTAAAAGTGGCAATCTGCAAGCAGATTACACCGTAAAAAGCGCGTTTAGTAATCGCGCGACCTCAACCTGGGAAGTGACCCTGATACCCACTGATGAGTATTTTGCGACTCAGGCCAAGAGTGTCAAAATATGGGCCTTTGCTACCGGCGTTGCGATTACACTATCACTGGCGATTTATTTATTTGCCATTCAACGCCGTACGGCTATCGTTCAGGAGCTGGTAGAGCAGCGAACCGATGAGCTGCAAAAAGCCAATCATGAATTAGATCGCCTATCCCGTACTGATTACCTGACCGGTGTTGCTAACCGCCGTTACTTTGAAGAAAAACTGGAATCGGAATGGTCCCGCGCCGCCAGGGGCAAACATGCGATTACGCTGCTAATGATCGATGTGGATTATTTTAAAACCTATAACGATCGTTATGGCCATATCGAAGGTGATTACTGCTTACAGCAAGTATCCAGAGCGTTAACCGTCTCGACAAAACGGCCCGCCGATATGGTGGCTCGTTTTGGTGGTGAAGAATTTATTGTACTGTTGCCAGAAACCGACGAAGGCTCAATGGCCCTCGCGGAGCGCTGCCGTAAAAAAGTGGAAGAACTGGAAATTGTACATGAAGACTCTGACGTCAGTGACTTTGTTACCATCAGTGTCGGTGTCGCAACATTAACCCCCGCCGGTAAACAGCCTTCTCGCGCTCTGGTTAAAGCAGCGGATGATGCCCTTTACCAGGCCAAGGAACAGGGGCGTAACCGAGTGCGGGCTGGCTAG
- a CDS encoding MFS transporter, with amino-acid sequence MFVAFFVILIDLIGFGIMVPIFAFYALNLGASPALATVLMGLYSVAMFFTTPILGRISDYYGRRPVLMLSMLGATVGYVILANASSLWMVAVARLISGAMAGNMAAAQAYMTDVSKEEDRAKAMGLIGAAFGLGFILGPALGSYLAGDDFENANFVLPAYVSGALSFTAFLAVVFALPESLDKKHRDALRAEPKTSRIKEIVEVMRRPLARKVILSGFAYNIAAGFFEAVFPIWASYEGAALVDGPQGLVPFLLAGGITLAVVQGGLVGPLTRRFGEHVLIKAGALGYGAGLIGMAIAADMQQIWLVYILMAFVSGSSAVVMTGTQSLISQRAGHTERGMVMGVFNSMGTLGRCVGTLLTGAVFTYIYIHGSFYVCALLMIVLFFLAGSVQRNWSKGDALTS; translated from the coding sequence ATGTTTGTTGCTTTTTTCGTCATCCTTATCGACCTGATCGGTTTTGGCATTATGGTGCCTATCTTTGCGTTCTATGCGCTGAATCTGGGTGCCTCACCGGCATTGGCGACCGTGCTGATGGGCTTGTACTCCGTGGCCATGTTTTTTACCACGCCTATTCTTGGCCGTATCAGTGATTACTATGGCCGCCGCCCGGTATTGATGTTGAGTATGTTGGGGGCAACGGTTGGCTATGTGATTTTGGCCAATGCCAGCTCCCTTTGGATGGTAGCAGTGGCACGGCTTATTAGTGGGGCTATGGCGGGCAATATGGCGGCGGCTCAAGCCTATATGACCGATGTCTCCAAGGAAGAAGACCGAGCCAAGGCGATGGGGCTTATCGGGGCCGCCTTTGGTTTGGGGTTTATTCTGGGGCCTGCGCTGGGTAGCTACCTGGCGGGTGATGATTTTGAAAATGCCAATTTTGTCTTGCCAGCTTATGTGTCTGGCGCCTTGTCCTTTACGGCTTTTCTGGCGGTTGTATTTGCCCTGCCTGAAAGCCTGGATAAAAAACATCGCGATGCACTGCGTGCCGAGCCTAAAACCAGCCGGATAAAAGAGATTGTTGAAGTAATGCGGCGCCCGCTGGCGCGAAAGGTAATTTTGTCGGGCTTTGCCTACAATATTGCTGCGGGTTTCTTTGAAGCTGTGTTTCCTATCTGGGCCAGTTATGAAGGGGCGGCACTGGTTGATGGGCCGCAGGGACTGGTGCCCTTCTTGTTGGCCGGCGGTATTACGCTGGCGGTGGTGCAGGGCGGTTTAGTTGGCCCCTTAACCCGGCGCTTTGGTGAGCATGTCCTGATTAAGGCCGGAGCATTGGGTTACGGTGCCGGTTTGATAGGCATGGCGATAGCGGCTGATATGCAACAAATCTGGCTAGTCTATATCCTGATGGCCTTTGTTTCAGGTTCCAGCGCGGTGGTGATGACCGGTACACAAAGCCTTATTTCCCAGCGCGCCGGGCATACCGAGCGAGGTATGGTCATGGGTGTCTTCAATTCCATGGGTACTTTGGGTCGCTGTGTAGGTACCTTGCTGACTGGGGCGGTATTTACCTATATTTATATTCATGGTTCCTTCTATGTCTGTGCCCTGCTGATGATTGTGCTGTTCTTTCTGGCCGGTTCGGTACAGCGAAATTGGTCCAAAGGGGATGCCCTTACTTCTTAA
- a CDS encoding flavin reductase translates to MFGWLKKNRKINTFNEEFVKNPHRDNWYQANSYYPLPFALVTTVDENGKTNIGPHSFTMPYGVISDYSLVLITRHNSNTAINLTRTKKCALHFIEYDKKHLKTVVGLGYPGQTTEEKMAHQDFTFIDSPTEGRASGDGIHPPLIKEAIQVYECTLDESVNFHYNEASSTRHFIIKLENILLKESWHKNINNDNPMMPNLPISYGFRDGKDFWFTQHGKPFSIPTPTDRGPKSAAVIYTANRMDDDVKFTDEACEKLTGVPRVFLKTALNGIIKKAKQEGVTLVDEAFVDRINSERNKK, encoded by the coding sequence ATGTTTGGATGGTTAAAGAAAAACCGTAAGATAAACACCTTTAACGAGGAGTTTGTCAAAAACCCTCACAGGGATAACTGGTATCAGGCCAACTCCTATTACCCGCTGCCCTTTGCTCTGGTCACCACCGTTGATGAGAACGGTAAAACCAATATTGGCCCCCATTCGTTTACCATGCCCTATGGTGTTATTAGTGATTATTCTTTAGTGCTGATTACCCGACATAATTCCAATACGGCCATTAACCTGACTCGGACCAAAAAATGCGCCCTGCATTTTATTGAGTACGATAAAAAGCACTTAAAGACCGTCGTGGGTTTGGGCTACCCTGGCCAGACCACCGAAGAGAAAATGGCACACCAGGACTTTACCTTTATTGACAGCCCCACCGAGGGCAGAGCCAGCGGTGATGGTATTCACCCCCCTTTAATTAAAGAAGCCATTCAAGTCTATGAATGCACTCTGGACGAGTCGGTGAACTTTCACTATAACGAAGCCTCATCAACACGGCACTTTATTATTAAGCTGGAGAATATTCTGCTGAAAGAAAGCTGGCATAAAAATATTAATAACGACAACCCGATGATGCCTAACCTGCCTATCTCCTATGGCTTTAGAGACGGTAAAGATTTTTGGTTTACCCAGCACGGCAAACCGTTTTCCATCCCTACACCTACCGACCGCGGGCCAAAGTCAGCAGCCGTTATTTATACCGCCAACCGTATGGATGATGATGTAAAGTTTACCGATGAAGCCTGCGAAAAGTTGACCGGTGTACCCAGGGTGTTTTTGAAAACGGCATTAAATGGCATTATTAAAAAGGCCAAACAGGAAGGGGTTACCTTAGTCGATGAAGCATTTGTTGACCGGATTAATAGTGAGCGCAATAAAAAATAA